The window ATTCTGCACGAACCTGAGCTGCTCTTTCTCGACGAGCCAACGGCGGGGCTTGACCCTGAAGCATCCGAAGACCTGATCGCTCTTCTCAAGGGGATGATCCGGCACGCGCACACCACAGTGGTCATGTGCACCCATCAGTTGCACGGTCTTGAGACGCTGTGCGACGACATCGGGGTTCTCATCGGGGGACGGCTCGCTGCCTGCGGCGAGGTTTCGCAGTTGCTGAGGGAGCGATGGCCACGGACTCGATATGAGATCGAGATTCAAGGAAATCCGGATGCCGCCCGTCAGACGATCGGTGCGGTTGTCAACGGCCTCGTGGAGACCGACCCGGCAGGGCGGATTCACTTCTCGATCGCCGAGGGCCAAAGCGTTGCCACCGTGGTTTCTGAGCTCGTAACGCGGGGCGTGCCGATTACCGCTGTGGTTCCCGAACAGCCGACCATCCAGGACCTCTATTTCGCGACCATCGCCGAGGGGGTCCTGACGTGATCGATCGCCGCAGGGTAGGGGCACTCGTGAGAAAAGACTGGAACGAGCTCACGCGAAGCAAGCAGATCATGGCTCCGCTCGTGATCATTCCGCTTCTGTTCGCCATATTCATACCTTCTTTCGTCATTCTGCTCGGCAACAACCCCGCAGTCGCCTCATCGATCACCGGTTTCGGCACGTTCCTTGAAACTCTTCCCCCCGGAGTGGTGCCCGCGGGGTATTCCCTTGAGCAGACCGCGGTCTATGCCGTGATCGTCTATTTCATGGCACCGTTCTTTTTGATCATCCCGGTAATGGTCGCAAGCATCACCGCCAGTTCGAGCATCGTCGGCGAGAAGGAACGGCGAACCATCGAGGGACTGCTTTATACCCCCCTGACCGATCGGGAGCTGGTACTGGGCAAAGTGCTCGCCTCCGTGGTCCCCGCGATCCTCATCGCGTGGGCATCGTTTCTGGTCTACACGGTGGTGGTGAACACGCTGGGCGGACCGGTTCTCGATGGGCTGTTCTTTCCTACCTGGACGTGGGTTGTCATAGTGCTCGCTCTCGTGCCGCTCGTCGCATTCCTGGCGACGTGCCTAATCGTGGCGGTTTCAGGGCGCTCAACGACCGTGCAGGGCGCACAGGGGGCAGCCGTGCTCATCGTTCTCCCCGTCGTTGGCGTTGTCGTAAGCCAGGCATCCGGGCTGATGCTCTTCGATACTGCTGTTGCGCTCGGCGCCTCGGGAGTGTTGGTCGTGGTCGACACCGTCGTCTTTGCTCTGGTTGCCGGAAATATTCGCCGTGAGCGCATCCTCACCCAGCTGTGACCGCCCGGTGGTTCTCGACCCTCCTACCGCGACGAAACAGTAGAAACCCAGCCGCTTTCTCGCTCGCGCACGGCTCCCTCGAGATCGAGCTCACCGAGTACTGCCTGAACCTCGGCGACGGCCAGGCCGGAACGCGCTGCGAGATCGGCAGTGTCCCTCGACGATCGCGGGGAAAGGGCATCGAGGACGCGCGTCGCAGCGGCCGACCGTGAACCATTCTCCGGGCCCTCCGACCCCGGCGCCGCACCTGCTCCCCCGTCGACGAGGTCAGCCATCTGCTGCGCCGTAGTGACGCACACCGCATCAAACTCTCGAATGAGCCGATGACACCCCGCCGACGCGGGACTCGTGACGGGTCCGGGAACCGCACCGAGGGGGCGGCCTAGAGCCGCAGCATGGCCTGCCGTGTTGAGCGAGCCCGACCGCTGACCAGCCTCGAGAACGACGGTGGCCTGACCCGTCGCGGCGATTAACCTGTTGCGCTGGAGGAATCGCCATTTGCTCGGTTGCGCACCGCAGGGCAGCTCAGAAATAACCGCTCCGCATTCCACCATTCGCGCGAGGAGGGCATCGTGCCCCGAGGGGTAAAAGCGATCGACGCCACCGGCAAGAAAGGCGACGGTGACTCCCCGGCTAGCGAGCGCAGTTCGGTGAGCCATGCCATCGATTCCATAAGCAGCACCAGACACGATGGCGAACCCGCGATCGACGAGGCCAGCAGAGGCTTCCATGGTCACGTGCTCGCCGTAGCCGGTGGCAGCCCGCGCACCGACGAGGGAGATGGAGCGGTCGAGCGCGGTGAGCGCCTCCTCCGTGCCCCTCACCCAGAGCGCGATGGGCGCATGGGGACCTAAATCGGCAAGGGATGCTGGCCAGAGCGGGTCCCCGGGAGTGAGCAGACGCACTCCCAACCGTGCTGCTTGTGCAAGCGCGAGAAGCGCTGATGAGGAACGCAGCCGTGGCGACCACCGATCCAGGGCCTTCGCGACATCGGCGACACCCACGTCGTTCGGTGCCGCACCTGAATCTGCAATCTCCGCAGCAATTGACTCCGCAGGGGCACGATCGATGAGAACAGTCAACGCTCGGGCCGGGCCCAACGCCGCAATGAGCTCCCCTGCCACGCGGTCACCCGGTTCAGCGATCCCCGACCAGCCCGCGCGCGCGAAGATCTCCGCGGTCTGGTCTCCATCCGCTGCCCCAGCCACCGCCGAAACACGGGCAGACACCTCGCTCATGGCGAGTCCGAATATGGTCATGAAATACCTCTCCTCAGAAACAGGGCTCGCCCGATGTGGTCGGCACGAGGAGACGACGAACCATCGAGATCGGAGATGGTCCATGCGGTGCGCAGCACCCTGTCGTATCCGCGCATAGTGATGGCCCCTCTCTCGAGCGCTCGGTCGAGAGACGCCGTCGCATTAGCGGGGGGTCGGTGCGCCGGGGCCCTGAGCCAGACCCCAGACACCCGAGAGTTGAGCCGCCACGGTGTCGCGTTAAGTCGCTCAGCAGCAGCAGCCCGCGCAAGTACAACCCGCTGCCGAGCATCCCTCGTGGTGATCCGCTGGCCTTCTTCACTGAGCCTCATCTGAGCTGCGGTGATGCGGTTGACCCGCAACTGGATATCGATGCGATCGAGCAGCGGACCGGAGAGCCGGGCCAGGTATCGGCGGCGCGCCGCGGGAGGGCACGTGCACTCAGCGTCGGCACCGCCGTAGTTGCCACAGGGGCACGGGTTTGCGGCGAGTACGAGCTGAAATCGGCCAGGAAAACTAGCGACAGCATTCGCGCGGTGGATCGTGATGGAGCCCGATTCGAGCGGCTGCCTCAGGGTATCGAGCACAGAGCTCGAGAACTCCGGAGCTTCGTCGAGAAAAAGAACTCCGTGGCAGGCCCGTGCAGCCGCGCCCGGCCGAATCACTCCACTGCCACCGCCCACGAGTGACGCAGCGGTCGCAGTGTGGTGCGGCGCCTCGAACGGCGGCCGCGCGTCGAGAGCACGGCCGATGCGTCGACCGGAAAGTGACCGAAGAGAGCTCACTTCTAGTGCCTCGTCCGGCGTGAGGTCGGGAAGGAGGCCCGGGAGTCGCGCAGCAAGCATCGTCTTGCCCGCCCCGGGCGGGCCCAGCATGAAAAGGTGGTGCCCTCCCGCAGCCGCAACAACAAGCGCGTCGATCGATTCGGCGCCGCCCATGACATCGGCGAGATCGGTTTCGTCGTGATCGTGGCCCTCCGCGACGGGAGCCGCGTGCAGAGCATCCACGGGTAGGGGATCAAGCTCGCTTCCATGCCAGATTGCGGCGTCCCTGAGGGAGGCGACCCCCACGACTCTGATGCCGGGCACCAGCTCGGCTTCGTGCTGGTTGCCCACGGGCACCATGACCGTCGTCGATCCCGCCCTGGCTGCGGCGACGACGGACGGGAGGATGCCCACCGTCGGCCGCAGTCTGCCGTCGAGCCCCAGCTCCCCTAGATGCACAACAGAGGCGACCGACTCCGCCGAGACCGCTCCATCGGCGGCGAGCGACGCGAGCGCGATGGCAAGATCGAACGCCGAACCGTGTTTGGGCAGCGATGCGGGCGAGAGGTTAACAGTGATCTTGCGACTGGCGAGCGGGCATCCCGAGTTCGCCGCCGCAGCCCGAACGCGTTCGCGAGCTTCGCCGAGTGCGGCATCGGGCAGACCAATGATCGCAAAACCCGGCAAATTGCTCGAGATATCGGCCTCAACCTCGACGAGTTCACCGGCGAGACCGAGCAGCGCAACCGCATTGGTGCGTGCGACCGCCATCAGTGGATTCGCATGACGTGTTCGACGACCGGGACAGCGCCAGATCGCCGGAGAACCCCGATCGCATCGATGCGGATGCTTCGGCGTCGGAGGGCAGTGAGCTCAGTGGGGTTCTGCTCACACCAGGCGGCAGCGAGCCTGCGCAGCCGGGCGAGCTTCTGAGGGGTTATGGCCTCGAGCGGGTGGCCGTATCGCAGGCTCGACCGAGTTTTGACCTCAACGAACACCGTGTCACGCCCATCGAACGCCACGATGTCGATCTCGCCCTGCTGGCACCGCCAGTTTCTTTCGAGAATCGTGTATCCCGCCCTGGCAAGAAACGCCGCAGCGTGATTCTCACCCCACTCGCCCAGCTCATCCTTAGCGGACATAACCACCTCCTGCGTCGACCCTCTCGCTTGGGACCGGCGGAGATTGCGCAGAAGCCGACCGCGGTGGAACGGGCTATGACCGCTGTCGTGGGGAGGACAGAAGCCCAGACAGTCTCACCTGATGTACAGGAGGGCGTGAATATGCTGAGCGGTTGTGACCTCAGAACGACGATCGGCCCGCCGAGACAGCCCTAGCTCGACTCCCGCCGAAACAGTAGCCCGGCATGGACGTTTGCCGCGCAATGGAA is drawn from Salinibacterium hongtaonis and contains these coding sequences:
- a CDS encoding ABC transporter ATP-binding protein → MVGSAPESAVALSASGLTKRFGEREAVSALTLSIGTGRAFGLLGPNGAGKTTTVRLLTGLLAATRGEVTLLGERLTPATADRLRSRIGVQTDTELYLSLSVRDNLRYWGELYGLSAGRIARRTGDVLDGLGLAGRIDSPVGELSKGMRQKLSVGRAILHEPELLFLDEPTAGLDPEASEDLIALLKGMIRHAHTTVVMCTHQLHGLETLCDDIGVLIGGRLAACGEVSQLLRERWPRTRYEIEIQGNPDAARQTIGAVVNGLVETDPAGRIHFSIAEGQSVATVVSELVTRGVPITAVVPEQPTIQDLYFATIAEGVLT
- a CDS encoding ABC transporter permease subunit; this translates as MRKDWNELTRSKQIMAPLVIIPLLFAIFIPSFVILLGNNPAVASSITGFGTFLETLPPGVVPAGYSLEQTAVYAVIVYFMAPFFLIIPVMVASITASSSIVGEKERRTIEGLLYTPLTDRELVLGKVLASVVPAILIAWASFLVYTVVVNTLGGPVLDGLFFPTWTWVVIVLALVPLVAFLATCLIVAVSGRSTTVQGAQGAAVLIVLPVVGVVVSQASGLMLFDTAVALGASGVLVVVDTVVFALVAGNIRRERILTQL
- the dprA gene encoding DNA-processing protein DprA, which gives rise to MTIFGLAMSEVSARVSAVAGAADGDQTAEIFARAGWSGIAEPGDRVAGELIAALGPARALTVLIDRAPAESIAAEIADSGAAPNDVGVADVAKALDRWSPRLRSSSALLALAQAARLGVRLLTPGDPLWPASLADLGPHAPIALWVRGTEEALTALDRSISLVGARAATGYGEHVTMEASAGLVDRGFAIVSGAAYGIDGMAHRTALASRGVTVAFLAGGVDRFYPSGHDALLARMVECGAVISELPCGAQPSKWRFLQRNRLIAATGQATVVLEAGQRSGSLNTAGHAAALGRPLGAVPGPVTSPASAGCHRLIREFDAVCVTTAQQMADLVDGGAGAAPGSEGPENGSRSAAATRVLDALSPRSSRDTADLAARSGLAVAEVQAVLGELDLEGAVRERESGWVSTVSSR
- a CDS encoding YifB family Mg chelatase-like AAA ATPase, with amino-acid sequence MAVARTNAVALLGLAGELVEVEADISSNLPGFAIIGLPDAALGEARERVRAAAANSGCPLASRKITVNLSPASLPKHGSAFDLAIALASLAADGAVSAESVASVVHLGELGLDGRLRPTVGILPSVVAAARAGSTTVMVPVGNQHEAELVPGIRVVGVASLRDAAIWHGSELDPLPVDALHAAPVAEGHDHDETDLADVMGGAESIDALVVAAAGGHHLFMLGPPGAGKTMLAARLPGLLPDLTPDEALEVSSLRSLSGRRIGRALDARPPFEAPHHTATAASLVGGGSGVIRPGAAARACHGVLFLDEAPEFSSSVLDTLRQPLESGSITIHRANAVASFPGRFQLVLAANPCPCGNYGGADAECTCPPAARRRYLARLSGPLLDRIDIQLRVNRITAAQMRLSEEGQRITTRDARQRVVLARAAAAERLNATPWRLNSRVSGVWLRAPAHRPPANATASLDRALERGAITMRGYDRVLRTAWTISDLDGSSSPRADHIGRALFLRRGIS
- a CDS encoding YraN family protein, which produces MSAKDELGEWGENHAAAFLARAGYTILERNWRCQQGEIDIVAFDGRDTVFVEVKTRSSLRYGHPLEAITPQKLARLRRLAAAWCEQNPTELTALRRRSIRIDAIGVLRRSGAVPVVEHVMRIH